A genomic segment from Bubalus bubalis isolate 160015118507 breed Murrah chromosome 5, NDDB_SH_1, whole genome shotgun sequence encodes:
- the LOC102413749 gene encoding eukaryotic translation initiation factor 1-like has protein sequence MSAIQNLHSFDPFADASKGDDLLPAGTEDYIHIRIQQRNSRKTLTTVQGITDDYDKKKLVKAFKKKFACNGTVIEHPEYGEVIQLQGDQRKNICQFLVEIGLAKDDQLKVHGF, from the coding sequence ATGTCCGCTATCCAGAACCTCCACTCTTTCGACCCCTTTGCTGATGCAAGTAAGGGTGATGATCTGCTTCCTGCTGGCACTGAGGATTATATCCATATAAGAATTCAACAGAGAAACAGCAGGAAGACCCTTACTACTGTCCAAGGGATCACTGATGATTACGATAAAAAGAAACTAGTGAAGGCGTTTAAGaagaaatttgcctgcaatggtACTGTAATTGAACATCCAGAATATGGAGAAGTAATTCAGCTACAGGGTGACCAGCGCAAGAACATATGCCAGTTCCTGGTAGAGATTGGACTGGCTAAGGACGACCAGCTGAAGGTTCATGGGTTTTAA